A window of the Trichoderma asperellum chromosome 4, complete sequence genome harbors these coding sequences:
- a CDS encoding uncharacterized protein (SECRETED:SignalP(1-18)~EggNog:ENOG41), giving the protein MKLQIVSALSLLLSSATAVPNPIPTAFDVLALRSASLIHFAQVSASRSSLFLGLPLSNATCKGESSGHATFYIANQELVLYSSEGETQKIFVDRSGMGQGVIGYVTGSLPLPRYGELKGWSIDTNKNLWFNNQSLVACPNSIDDSWSLWLDLGLSQPGGNEGCLGIAARTLENEEPVSCLYTQ; this is encoded by the exons ATGAAGTTGCAAATCGTCTCTgcactctctctcttgctctcctcTGCCACTGCAGTACCAAATCCCATCCCTACCGCATTCGACGTCCTGGCACTTCGGTCTGCTAGCCTCATTCACTTTGCTCAAGTCAGTGCCTCCAGGAGCAGTTTGTTTCTTGGCTTGCCTCTTTCAAATGCGACATGCAAAGGCGAGTCTAGTGGGCATGCGACGTTCTACATTGCAAACCAGGAGCTGGTTCTGTATTCTTCTGAAGGGGAGACGCAAAAGATTTTTGTAGATCGATCTGGCATGG GGCAGGGCGTTATAGGTTACGTTACGGGGAGCCTACCCCTTCCACGATATGGTGAATTGAAAGGTTGGAGCATTGATACGAATAAAAATCTGTGGTTCAACAACCAGAGCTTAGTTGCCTGCCCGAATAGCATTGATGACTCGTGGAGCCTCTGGCTGGATTTAGGCTTGAGTCAGCCGGGCGGTAACGAGGGTTGCTTGGGAATAGCGGCACGGACGTTGGAGAATGAGGAGCCGGTGAGCTGCCTTTATACGCAATGA
- a CDS encoding uncharacterized protein (EggNog:ENOG41~TransMembrane:11 (i38-57o77-105i112-134o140-161i168-187o199-219i243-264o298-319i326-344o364-384i391-413o)), which produces MTSPMHVSTADAQTTTGMQDTTSVTQTHDSSQEDGSKYGWIVVTAVFCINAHTWGLIGSYSVFLSHYLHSGQFSHPAPLTLAFVAGLSFSMALFVAPVVTCFNLYIGTRPTVFVGIVVQAAGLIAASFSTQIWHLVLSQGLVFGAGVGFIVNTTVSIVPQWFQARRSFAVAVTTAGSGSGGLLYSLTIHTMIDSLGLPWAFRILAILSFAVNSISSLLLKDRNRAIGSIHAGLDFKFFKQTEFCLFLAWGFFSQFGFGITIFSMSDFSETMGFTARQGSIAISQAVGRPLIGLASDRYGRLNVASISTLTAVLSTLLIWTLAGKTFAGTIVYTLFGAFASNMWTTVTPVGAEVFGLRSLPSALSVFWLILVLPTTFAMPIALSLKDKGSRPYLGVQLFTGFSYLVAFISIWLLRALKLYRMHSVQSPRQEGELTQIDVGMASSVEESAKLPLSGYGLISKRKV; this is translated from the exons ATGACAAGTCCTATGCACGTCTCTACAGCAGATGCCCAGACGACAACTGGCATGCAAGACACTACAAGTGTCACGCAAACACACGATAGTTCACAGGAAGATGGCTCAAAATATGGATG GATTGTCGTTACTGCGGTGTTTTGCATCAATGCCCATACATGGGGCCTCATTGGG TCATACTCTGTGTTCCTATCACACTACCTGCACTCGGGCCAGTTCTCCCATCCGGCCCCTCTGACCCTGGCATTCGTTGCTGGACTATCCTTTTCCATGG CATTGTTTGTTGCTCCAGTTGTTACCTGCTTCAACCTCTACATCGGCACAAGACCAACAGTCTTTGTGGGCATAGTAGTCCAAGC GGCGGGCCTTATTGCAGCTTCATTTAGCACCCAAATTTGGCATCTCGTCCTCTCGCAAGGCCTTGTCTTTGGAGCCGGCGTGGGCTTCATCGTCAATACCACAGTCAGCATTGTTCCGCAATGGTTCCAGGCTAGGCGATCCTTTGCCGTGGCTGTTACTACCGcaggctctggctctggggGCTTGCTCTACTCCCTCACTATCCACACCATGATAGACTCTCTCGGTCTTCCCTGGGCCTTTCGTATCCTTGCCATCCTGTCCTTTGCCGTCAATAGTATCAGCAGCCTATTGCTCAAGGATCGAAACAGGGCTATTGGCTCCATCCACGCCGGGTTGGACTTCAAGTTCTTCAAACAGACCGAGTTCTGTTTGTTCTTAGCCTGGGGCTTTTTCTCTCAGTTTGGCTTTGGTATTACCATCTTTTCCATGTCCGACTTTTCTGAGACAATGGGATTCACCGCCCGACAGGGGTCGATTGCGA TATCTCAAGCTGTTGGCCGACCCTTGATAGGGTTAGCTAGTGACCGATATGGCAGACTTAACGTCGCTAGTATCAGCACCCTGACGGCAGTACTATCAACACTTTTAATATGGACTCTAGCCGGTAAGACTTTTGCGGGCACAATTGTATACACGCTCTTTGGCGCATTTGCCAGTAATATGTGGACAACGGTTACCCCGGTTGGTGCAGAGGTTTTCGGACTACGGTCTCTCCCGTCTG CGCTCTCAGTTTTCTGGCTCATTCTTGTCCTTCCTACTACGTTTGCCATGCCAATTGCGCTATCTTTAAAAGACAAAGGATCGCGTCCATATCTTGGTGTCCAGCTTTTCACGGGCTTTAGCTACCTGGTTGCCTTTATCTCAA TATGGCTACTTCGAGCCCTGAAGTTATATCGTATGCATTCGGTCCAGTCACCGCGGCAGGAGGGCGAGTTAACTCAGATCGACGTCGGTATGGCATCCTCAGTCGAAGAGTCTGCCAAACTTCCTCTTTCCGGCTACGGACTCATTTCAAAGCGAAAAGTCTAG
- a CDS encoding uncharacterized protein (EggNog:ENOG41), translating into MTGSTFKNKISITHIGTATAILDIDGVTFLTDPFFSPAGTTWPWEDHVLKVHNDPALKMNELPHIDAVLLSHEDHPDNLDELGRQLLDGRHVVTTQEGAKNLAPRPNVIGFSDWQETSIRIAGKVFNITATPCKHYPGHECVGFIVHTEDFGVAPDGRSNAVYFSGDTVYIEDLAKMAGKYHIAVALINLGKATFDDLQITMCGSQAARLFRDIKADLLVPMHYESWGHFTQNENELAKEFETEGILEHVRWLKPGKAVEIN; encoded by the coding sequence ATGACCGGCTCTACATTCAAAAACAAGATCAGTATCACTCACATCGGAACTGCAACAGCAATTCTCGATATTGATGGCGTTACTTTCCTTACCGaccccttcttctcccctgcTGGCACTACCTGGCCTTGGGAGGACCATGTTCTTAAGGTTCACAATGATCCTGCTCTCAAGATGAACGAGCTTCCCCATATTGACGCTGTCCTCCTAAGCCACGAGGACCACCCCGATAACCTTGACGAACTCGGCCGCCAGCTCCTGGACGGACGCCACGTTGTCACTACTCAGGAGGGCGCGAAGAACCTCGCTCCGCGACCTAATGTTATCGGCTTCAGTGATTGGCAAGAGACCAGCATCCGCATCGCGGGTAAGGTTTTTAATATCACTGCTACGCCTTGCAAGCACTACCCCGGCCACGAGTGCGTCGGCTTCATTGTTCACACCGAGGACTTTGGTGTCGCTCCTGATGGCCGTTCTAACGCCGTGTACTTCTCTGGGGATACCGTCTACATAGAGGATCTTGCTAAGATGGCTGGCAAGTACCACATTGCCGTTGCCCTGATCAACCTCGGCAAAGCCACATTTGATGACCTACAAATCACCATGTGCGGTAGCCAAGCTGCTCGCCTCTTCCGTGACATTAAGGCAGACCTTCTTGTACCCATGCACTATGAGTCTTGGGGTCACTTTACGCAGAATGAGAATGAGCTCGCAAAGGAATTTGAAACAGAGGGTATCCTGGAGCATGTTCGCTGGCTCAAGCCTGGCAAGGCAGTTGAGATCAACTAA